From the Thermococcus guaymasensis DSM 11113 genome, one window contains:
- a CDS encoding 50S ribosomal protein L21e, whose amino-acid sequence MVKKAHSFRKKTRGKLSKHPRRRGLPPLTRFLQEFEVGQRVHIVIEPSYHRGMPDPRFHGRTGTVVGKRGDAYIVEIRDGGKVKTFFIHPVHLRPQKG is encoded by the coding sequence ATGGTTAAGAAGGCGCACAGCTTCAGGAAGAAGACCCGCGGGAAGCTCAGCAAGCACCCGAGGAGAAGGGGCCTTCCCCCGCTTACCAGGTTCCTCCAGGAGTTCGAGGTCGGGCAGAGGGTTCATATTGTCATAGAGCCGAGCTACCACAGGGGCATGCCCGACCCGAGGTTCCACGGAAGGACCGGGACCGTCGTCGGTAAGCGCGGTGATGCCTACATCGTCGAGATAAGGGACGGCGGTAAGGTTAAGACCTTCTTCATACACCCGGTCCACCTCAGGCCTCAGAAGGGATGA
- a CDS encoding RNA polymerase Rpb4 family protein translates to MIGRKKLEERYITLAEARELLERRRAEGMEDNPEEPMFYEARVSLEHAERFAKLKPEQAVELKEKLTELFDWIDERIAAKLVDLLPEDYFDIRVIFAKEEYMPTPEEAEEIINLIDQYRPLD, encoded by the coding sequence ATGATCGGGCGGAAAAAGCTTGAAGAGCGCTACATCACCCTTGCAGAGGCCAGGGAGCTCCTTGAAAGGCGCAGAGCTGAGGGAATGGAAGACAACCCAGAGGAGCCAATGTTCTACGAGGCAAGGGTCAGCCTTGAGCACGCGGAGCGCTTTGCAAAGCTGAAGCCAGAGCAGGCAGTTGAGCTCAAGGAGAAGCTAACGGAGCTCTTTGACTGGATTGACGAGAGGATAGCTGCCAAGCTCGTCGACCTCCTCCCTGAGGACTACTTTGACATCAGGGTTATCTTTGCAAAAGAGGAGTACATGCCTACCCCCGAGGAGGCCGAGGAAATCATCAACCTGATAGACCAGTACAGGCCCCTCGACTGA
- a CDS encoding DUF655 domain-containing protein produces the protein MDYTRRHSYRESLQKKRHNKEYEEYAYVLDYLPEGYTDLKTGRRTGKPVAQVIGERAFTLLEVTPKTDLMLYERVFIGKGNRDKVLMINKKISYDDLTATAKAELPYVVKEIIKNNEERFVKFFNMAPPITNRLHSLELLPGIGKKLMWEILEERQKEPFKSFEDLKSRVKGLHDPCDMIARRVIEELQGKDRYRLFVGSRRLFRE, from the coding sequence ATGGACTACACGAGACGTCATTCCTATCGGGAAAGCCTCCAGAAAAAGAGGCACAACAAGGAGTACGAGGAGTACGCCTACGTGCTCGATTACCTCCCAGAGGGCTATACCGACCTGAAAACTGGCAGACGAACGGGTAAGCCCGTTGCTCAAGTCATAGGGGAGAGGGCATTCACGCTCCTTGAAGTCACCCCTAAGACGGATTTAATGCTCTATGAGAGGGTCTTCATAGGCAAAGGGAACCGCGACAAGGTTCTCATGATAAACAAGAAGATAAGCTATGACGATTTAACAGCGACGGCCAAAGCGGAACTCCCGTACGTTGTTAAAGAGATCATTAAGAACAACGAAGAGCGCTTCGTGAAGTTCTTTAACATGGCCCCCCCGATAACAAACAGGCTCCACAGCTTGGAGCTCCTGCCCGGCATAGGCAAGAAGCTGATGTGGGAGATCCTCGAAGAGAGGCAAAAAGAGCCCTTCAAGAGTTTCGAAGACCTAAAATCAAGGGTTAAGGGTCTTCACGACCCCTGTGACATGATAGCCAGAAGGGTAATCGAAGAACTTCAGGGCAAGGATAGGTACAGACTCTTTGTGGGCTCAAGGAGGCTCTTCAGAGAATGA